From Alligator mississippiensis isolate rAllMis1 chromosome 1, rAllMis1, whole genome shotgun sequence:
CGTCCCGCTCGGGCCTTGAGGCCGCCCCTCACCAGCGTCCCCGGCCCGGAACACGCGGTCCCCGCCGCGCAGGGCcgggcccgggccggggctcgCACCTCCCTGCagcgcggccggggccgggggggaggtCTCCCACCCGCACACGGCCCACAGCCCGGGCCCGGCCGGGGAGACCGCTCCTGGGGAGCCCGTGGCAGCTGTGGGCCTCCCCTGCCCGGCAGGAGCTGGATGAGCAGGACTCAGCGGGGGCTGAGGGTGCATTAGTGCCTCGTGTCGTCCAGACCGGAGCCGGTCCAGCACcgagagctgtgggggcaggacgcgacgcaggccatgcagcccccttgcGAGGCCGAGCTGCCCTCCgcgaccccacagctggcagcgcgggatgagctccccaccccagagccctggcgccaGCTCTTCCGTGGCCTGCGCTACCGGGAAGCCGAGGGCCCAGGGAAGAtttgcagccgcctgcgggagctgtgccggcgctggctggagccccagcaccgcagcaaggagcagatgctggagctggtggtgctggagcagttcctggccatcctgtcTCCGGAGATGCGGAGCTGGGTGTGCGGGTGTCACGTGGAGACATGtgcccaggccgtggccctggccgaggggtttcagctggggcaggcggaggatgagaagctccaggtgagagcctttgtttggtgccatctgcacctccacgtGTCGGGGGATGTTCCcccccagatcccagctccccagtgacacGTGTCTCGTCCCCAGGTCACGGCGCGTGTGAAGGTCGAGGAGGGGTCGTCGGACCAGATGCAGCCCCCGCGGGCCCTGACGGAGCCTGGTGattcctgggggcagcagccaaaTGCCCATGGTGAGGACAGGTgtctggaggaggcaggagagcggGAAACCCCAGGGCCCGAGGATGAACTGCCCCATGTCCCCGAAGAGGAGCCCCCGCCCAACCCGGAGCCAGGTCCTTACCCGCctttttgatttcatagatttcatagacattcgggctggaagggacctcggaagatcatcgagtccagccccctgcccaaagggcaggaagtcagctggggtcataggatcccagcaagataagcatccagtttcatcttgaaggtgttcaatgaaggcgcttgaaccacctccggtggcaggctgttccagaccttgggggctcggacagtaaagaaattcttccttatgtccagcctgaaactatcttgtagtactttgtgaccattcgacctcatcatcccttggggcgctctggtgaacaaacgttcccccagatactggtggtcacccctgataaacttgtaggtggccatcagatcacccctgagcctgcgcttttccaggctaaagagccccagggctctcagcctgtcatcgtagggtctgcttccctgacctctgatcatgcgcgtggctcttctctggactctctcaagcttctccacatcctttttgaattgtggagcccaaaactggacgcagtactccagctgctgcctcaccaaggccgaatacagggggagaatgacgtcgcaggatttgcttgagaagcatctatggatgcaagccagcgttttggtcgctttactagccgcagcatcgcattgcaggctcatgttcatcttgtggtcagtgatgacccccaagtctctttcttccatagtgctagccaacatagcactgccgagcctataaggatgctgcaggtttttcttcccaaggtggagaaccttgcatttatcggtgttgaacaccatcagattcttgtccgcccacttgctgagcctgtccaggtcagcctggatcacccgcctgtcttctggtgtggatgctttgccccaaagtttggtgtcatcagtgaacttggccagcccgcttctgactccagtgtccacatcattaatgaagatgttgaacagtatgggtccaaggacagagccttgggggaccccactggtcaccatgatgagtgacttctatcaattactaccctctgggtccaaccccggagccaattttccagcccgTGGATTGTGGAGGaaccaaggcaacaattggccagtttctccaagaggtgatcatgggaaaccagatcgaaggcttttttgaagtcaagatatatgacatcaatctcttctcccttgtccaggtgataggtcacctggtcgtagaaggaaatgagattggtcaagcaagacctacccgcaacaaacccgtgcagggtatcccttaagatgttgacattggccagtccgttaaggatggcctctttaataaacttttctaagttcttccctgggatagaagtcaggctgatgggcctatagttagccagatccactttcctccctttcttgaagataggcaccacgttggccttcttccagtcttcgggcactacaccagagcgccaagagtttccagagatccgtgctagaggctgggctatgatgctcgccagctcctcgagtaccctggggtgaagattgtcagggccggctgacttgaaggtatccagcttctcaagatgttccttcacgaagtcagcatcaatggaaggcaggggatcaccctcacccggacttcccggccctgtagctggcacgggcgtcccatggggctgatgaaagactgatgcaaagtacctatttaataggttggctttttcctgggcatcagttgtcagttgccccatctggttcagcaggggtccagtgttgcccctgcttttcctccagctccccacatatctgaaaaaggactttttattgtccttgatgctcaaagctagctggagttcagttgcagtcttggctttcctggtcagctccctacaggaccggaccagtgcagaataatcttcCTTGGAGGCGagtcccatcctccatcctttgtaggcctttctttttagcctcaggaggtctgctaggtccctggagagccaggggggctgctgtgccctcttgctgcctttcctccgagatggaatagacttagtttgtgcatggaggatcgctcccttgaggagcaaccactcgtcttgaacttccctctccctgtggtcacggtcccttagggcctcactgacaagcctcctgagcttgtcaaagtcggctttcctgaagtcaaggacttgcgtgttgctgactgacttgccagcttttcggcggatggtgaaggtgatcaggtcgtggtcgctgtcacccagcttcccatcgatcactaggtcgccgactaggtcatcccccgtagccagcaccaggtcgagcagtgctttgcctcttgttggcccatagacttcttgagtcaggtagaggtcatccacgcacgagaggaagctttgcgaccgctcagatgttgctgagcgatcctcccacgagatgtccgggtaattgaagtcacccatgacaaccatggtcctggagcaagctatctcagccagttcctgggcaaactcctggtcaagctcaggactttggatgggaggtctgtaatagaaaGCAGGCtaaagaaagcagggctgggagtggggtcgcAGGCTCCAAACAAGTATTGCAAAGAGGGACAGCGAGCGGAGCAGAGCAGACAGTAGCTGGTGGCTCTTGAATGAGCCCAAGGAGCCAGGGACAAGGGAGTTATTGGAGACAGGCCTGGGCATGGGTCTGGGTGCCTGAGTGGCTGTCCTGTGCTCGGGGGGAGAGGCTCTAATGCCGGCTGCTGCCTGGGACGGGGCCACAAGATGAAAAAGCCCTGTGGCGCAGGTGGGAAAGGGCTGTAGACTGTCTGGCTGGTTGAAGGTGCTGGATGTTCCTCGCCggtgtgcagctccctgcacacagACGCTTTACGGCTGTTGGCTCTTGCCGTGCTGCCATGGTCACAATCGGTGATCTCATTGTTGTGCTAAAGATCCGTGTTGTAATAATATCAATCAATACGAGGCCGGTGCAGGCCTCCTTGTCACCCTtgggctgaggctggtgcaggtgatggggatgtgaaATTGCCTAGTGACTTTGAGGTGGTCCAGGTGCAGTTCACCCAGACCTCCGTCCTGCTGCAGATCCTCCGGGACAGGGGAGACCTGGGAGCTGTCAGCACGTGGAGGGTCCCCAGGTGGGTGCCCCAGATCCACACCCTTCCCCAGGCAAGGTGAGGAGCGGTGGGTTTCCTGTTGCCAGAGGCAGGAGGCCCCGTCCCTCAGTGCAcagatctctgccagagctgctcggTGGGTCCGTGCTCCAACAGATCCATGGCTGTTGTTCTCCCAGTGCTCCTGGAAGCATTTCACATGACTGTACTGTGCATTTCCCCTCTTTGCCCCCTGAAAATGTGAATGTGACACAGCGCCAACATCACGGCAGCTTCTTCCCCAGGAGCGATGTCCCTGCCGGCTCGGACAAGGCGCTGTGATTACCACCTTCCCTGGGACAGTGCTTGGGGCTCATCTCCATCCTCGTGCCTGTGAAGGTCTGTTAGCGAGAGCTGTGGGATCATgagtctcccttctcccccctcttccacacactgcagcctccagctcccttcgccccaggccagtgcaggggacgagcagggctttcctcctgccaccaccccagggctcacctgtgcactctcttcccacccgcaggtgctgggaccctgagcagagcggatCAGCAGCCTCCAGAGGAAGGGCCTGTAAACCTGGAGCcgcagagaccctccccagggagacggggacagagcggctccctgacacctgggccgggccagctgcaggaggggcagggcaggccggcgaagcaggggcagagcatggaggtgagcagggcaccagctggaggtgggggtgggagtgcagctggggaagagcccaggaggagccaggggtgctgtcaagattttggggagcagagagacctgaagagtgagATGTCTCTGGTGACAGTTGCAAACCCCCCAAGCTGCATTAGCAGGCGCGCACTCCCAGGTGCAGAGAGCCAGGGAtgctggcacgggaaggcctggtcagagtccctggagctgggctccctgcctctaaatgtgctgcctgggctgcctccaaggGCCGAGGAAATGGAGCgtgttgagctgggctgaggctgacACACAAGCTcctatgtccacagctgcatccatgGCTAAGGTGCAAATGCTTGTAGtagagtgagtgcagacagggctgggggcagcgggggcaggagacactgatgctgtaacgcttgcACCTGCAGCTCtcggaggtgtttgaggacgtggcagtgtacttcacacgggaggagtgggagctgctggaagaggaggacaaggggctttactgggaccagatgctgaggaactaccaagccctcctttccctgggtaaagctctggttcttgcctctccctgcagccatgtgagctctgaagTAGTGTTGTCTTCTCCCTGGTTTTCAAGCATCTCATTCTCATAAGCTTTTGGCAGGTGTCTTAAATACTCTTCCTCCTGACTGCTCTGTCAGTGATCTGATGTCTCTGGCATTTCATGTTGAAATCTGCTCCCTCCTCTGATCCAGTCACCTTCACTGGAGTCTTCCCCATTCCTGTAGCTCCTGGTACTGACATTCAGCTCCTTCTTGGCGAATGATCCCCCTTTGCCTTCTCAGCCTGTGCACATCTTCTCCATcaccgcctacaaattcattcaCAGACGGTCCTTGGAGAATTATTGTGATTTTTCGCCCGGTTTCGTAGTGTCTCCTGTTCAATCCCATTCAACAATCTGAGCGTGCTCAGTTCAGTGCTGTCTAAATCCCTTTTCTCCTCCTCTGGGTAGGACCCCCTGGAGTTATTGGATGTTGTAGTCTTTTCTTCTACATGACATGGATTATGCATTTCCTTGACTCCTTCCTAGTGACCTACGTACACGTGATGGAGCCCTGGTACCTGTAGCAAGGAATCACTGGACGCTTCTCTCCCCGTCCTTCCTGTCATCCTCATCTCCAGAGATCAGAGACTGTGGCTGTACTCTGTTTCCTTTGAGATGTGTGCTCTCAAGCTCGCTCTCCCATTCTCACAGGTTTTCTTGTCCTCCTcctgtagtcctccttggtgcaGGGCGTAGTGAAAACCAATTTTCCTTTCCAGAATATCTGTATTACCGGGGCTTGTTGTGTCTTGTGTGCAAGGTTGAGGAACTTACCTCTTCCTGGGTCGGTTTGCTTTCCtggtgctttcttttccctctgttTCCTCCAGAGGATTGGCTTAGGGAAGTGCGCAAATGCTTTTTTTAGCTGAGCACAGACCAAAgagatttctgtttttttttctgcagttatcTTGAAAATGTTAGAGGATTTTTGCCCGCTTCTAAAAACCTGCTGGTTATCACTCATGTTGGTTGTCCTTTTGATTCTGGCTGCACTAACATTTTCCTTACCTCTTTCATGGAGTGGCTACGACTAAGTAACTGTTCTCCATTCATTGAAGAATTGGCATTTACTACACCTCTCTCTCAACAAGAGATGTGATATTTCAACCCCAGTCTGTTCATCCTATTCATTTTCTAGATGAAAAAGTTTCATAGTAtctaaggtcggaagggacctgaatagatcgtcaagtccgacctcctggcCTGGGCAGAAACGAGTGCTGGGAACACAATACCCCAGCCAGACAACTGTCCAACCTCCtccttgaagacctccagggtaggggagagcaccacctcccttgggagcctgttccagaccttggccactctgacggtgaagaagttcttcctaatgtccagtctaaatctgctctctgctagataatgtggccattatttcttgtaacccccgggggcgccttgggaattggtgaggttttattcaccttctgtgcccccgtgatgaacttataggcagccacaagatcgcctctcaaccttctcttgcggaggctggaaaggtccaggtgccccagtctctcctcgtaggtcttggcctgcaagcccttaaccatacgagtggcccttctctggaccctctccaggttatgcacgtctctcttgaagtgcggcgtccaaaattgcacgcagtactccaactgcagtgtgactggcgcccgatagaggggaagtatcacctccttggatctgctcgtcatgcatctgctgatgcgcgataaagtgccattggcttttctgatggcttcgtcacactgccgactcatgttcatcttggagtccactgggactccaagatccctttccactcccGTGCCACCaagcatctcagggtctacgcatggcagtctggcgccttgctgctgcctctctacaaccccagtgagagccttgtcatgcccctcacttaggaacactgaggcaaagaactcgttgaggaggtcagccttgtcccccctgtccgtcaccaattgcttctgcccatttagcaggggtcctattcctccctgggacttccttttactccctatatatctaaaaaacaattttttgttatctttatcttgggatgccatcctcagctccatgatagctttgtcccgtctaactgcctccctacaagcgcgagcagaggaggtatactcctctttggtaatctctccccgtttccactttttatatgctccccttttagtccgcaggatgccctggatttctctggtcagccaaggaagcctcctggcccctttccctctttttcctcgcttcgggatcgtctccctctgtgcccgaaggatcatttccttaaggcacagccacccttcctgggctcccatctcttcaaaactcctactctgcagtgcgtccttgactaatcgcctgagttcattgaaatcagctttcctaaagtctagcactttcaccctactagttaccttacccactcgacgtcttatgatgaattctattatttgttgatcactgtcccccaggtgactaccagtctgtaggtcccctaccatgtcatcccccattgccaataccaggtccaggaaggcattccccctggtgggaccgtgtacctcctgtgtcaggtggaggtcctgtacgcaggataggagcctgtgtgaacggtgggactttgccgtctgtgtctcccagcagatgtctgggtagtttaggtcccccatgactaccagcTCCCTAGtgtttatggtctctgagagctgcctcaggagccccgcatctagtTCTACCCCTTGgtttgggggtctgtagcagacccctaccaccaaatccctttctccttgccccccatgtaacctaacccacaatcgttctactttctcctccttcgattccgtcttgatgagggtcgatgtatatcgctcattgacatagagcacaacccctcctcctctcttccccaccctgtcctttgtacagcctgtaaccctcaatatgtaccgcccagtcgtg
This genomic window contains:
- the LOC132249302 gene encoding zinc finger protein 446-like isoform X2; translation: MQPPCEAELPSATPQLAARDELPTPEPWRQLFRGLRYREAEGPGKICSRLRELCRRWLEPQHRSKEQMLELVVLEQFLAILSPEMRSWVCGCHVETCAQAVALAEGFQLGQAEDEKLQVTARVKVEEGSSDQMQPPRALTEPGDSWGQQPNAHGAGTLSRADQQPPEEGPVNLEPQRPSPGRRGQSGSLTPGPGQLQEGQGRPAKQGQSMELSEVFEDVAVYFTREEWELLEEEDKGLYWDQMLRNYQALLSLGKALVLASPCSHVSSEVVLSSPWFSSISFS
- the LOC132249302 gene encoding zinc finger protein 446-like isoform X1; protein product: MQPPCEAELPSATPQLAARDELPTPEPWRQLFRGLRYREAEGPGKICSRLRELCRRWLEPQHRSKEQMLELVVLEQFLAILSPEMRSWVCGCHVETCAQAVALAEGFQLGQAEDEKLQVTARVKVEEGSSDQMQPPRALTEPGDSWGQQPNAHGEDRCLEEAGERETPGPEDELPHVPEEEPPPNPEPGAGTLSRADQQPPEEGPVNLEPQRPSPGRRGQSGSLTPGPGQLQEGQGRPAKQGQSMELSEVFEDVAVYFTREEWELLEEEDKGLYWDQMLRNYQALLSLGKALVLASPCSHVSSEVVLSSPWFSSISFS